A window of the Aquarana catesbeiana isolate 2022-GZ linkage group LG05, ASM4218655v1, whole genome shotgun sequence genome harbors these coding sequences:
- the LOC141145888 gene encoding small ribosomal subunit protein eS27-like yields MPLAKDLLHPSSDEEKTRHKKKKLLQSPNSYFVDVKCPVLYKITTVFSHAQMVVLCAGCSTVLCQLTGGKARLTEGFSFKRKQN; encoded by the coding sequence ATGCCTTTGGCTAAAGATTTACTGCATCCATCCTCTGATGAGGAGAAGACTAGACATAAGAAGAAAAAGTTGTTACAGAGCCCAAACTCCTACTTTGTGGATGTTAAATGCCCAGTCCTCTATAAGATCACTACTGTATTTAGCCATGCACAGATGGTTGTCCTTTGTGCAGGATGCTCAACAGTCCTGTGCCAGCTCACAGGTGGAAAAGCCAGGCTCACAGAAGGTTTTTCTTTCAAAAGAAagcaaaactaa